In the genome of Chryseobacterium oryzae, one region contains:
- a CDS encoding DUF5686 family protein: protein MKNGTIKTVKCSTLFVYANCPKKRMMLNHYFKYSVLILILTFTGFLHAQNTLSGRIVDERTSKEISGVEIFINDNPTSFLTTTTGNFLIKLDSTVYKLRFSKKNFALQTTNITSANTNNLLIKLSQEKVSNIDEVVINNKKTKFKNKKENPAYRIMQEVWKRKRNNGLEKFDSYTFKEYEKIQFDANNLDSTFMKRKVFNKLDFIFDYADSTANGKMALPIFLNESIYENFGENRPSKRNKKLLVAQKTSGFQDNQVISITAKNLYRDINIYDNTLNYFDIGFPSPVGTDGFSTYDYNLIDTVSVRGENAYKIHYQPRRTDVLAFQGYLYIDTDSYAILEATLKSTNKINVNFINAISTELEYDNPDEGTFLPKKLVTEIEMTPFSKKKSAKSILAKRSVDYYEYNFNKPLADSVFTRRKVEYDADFVDKDEAYWSQARPDSLSKEEKGVYEMLNKLQQTPKFNRIVKVYETLASRYYNVTKGIDLGPITSIYGKNEVEGDRIRLGARTYFGQNDPWRIEFYNAYGFKDKQFKYGVEGRYMFNRVNRFMIGAGTKRDITQLGVQLTTEDGILSRSFASSTVFARGENASLSSINQTSFFTSIEPWKNFQVRIDGTLQSIKSANPSGFNLMYYQDGNLRKTTNDSRVTLSLIARPGARFSQTGVDRYEHGTLAPTIVLKYTRGIEGLFNADFNYNKLQFMFYKPIILGNLGKTFLNFEAGKTFDTVPLALQNVIPGNQSYGIVHNTFAQLNYYEFVADTYTTLHVEHHFNGKILSYLPLIKKLKLREVAFIRAAYGSLSDASKNINVEGFRYSAPDQQIYYEYGFGIENIGFGNIRILRVDFNWRGNYLDRPDVSKFGIKAGFQFNF, encoded by the coding sequence TTGAAAAATGGTACCATAAAAACTGTAAAATGCAGCACACTTTTTGTTTATGCTAATTGTCCGAAGAAACGAATGATGCTTAACCATTACTTTAAATACTCTGTTTTAATTTTAATCCTCACATTTACAGGATTTTTACATGCACAAAATACATTGTCTGGCAGAATTGTCGACGAAAGAACCAGCAAGGAAATTTCAGGAGTTGAAATTTTCATTAATGATAATCCTACATCATTTCTTACCACTACAACGGGCAATTTTTTAATAAAATTAGATTCTACAGTTTATAAACTGCGTTTTTCTAAGAAAAATTTTGCTTTGCAAACCACCAATATAACTTCTGCGAATACAAATAATCTTCTCATTAAACTGTCACAGGAAAAAGTAAGTAATATTGATGAAGTTGTTATTAACAATAAAAAAACAAAATTCAAAAATAAAAAGGAGAATCCCGCATACAGAATTATGCAGGAAGTTTGGAAACGAAAACGCAACAATGGTTTAGAAAAATTCGATTCTTATACTTTTAAAGAATACGAGAAAATTCAGTTTGATGCCAATAATCTGGACAGCACTTTTATGAAGCGGAAGGTTTTCAATAAACTTGATTTTATTTTTGATTATGCAGATTCTACCGCTAATGGAAAAATGGCTTTGCCAATATTTCTGAACGAATCTATTTATGAGAATTTTGGCGAAAACAGACCGTCTAAACGAAATAAAAAATTGCTTGTTGCTCAGAAAACATCCGGTTTTCAGGATAACCAGGTAATTAGCATTACGGCGAAAAATCTTTATAGAGACATCAATATTTACGATAATACGCTGAATTATTTTGATATTGGCTTTCCGAGTCCGGTAGGAACAGATGGTTTTAGTACATACGATTACAATTTGATAGACACCGTTTCTGTAAGGGGAGAAAATGCGTATAAAATTCATTATCAGCCAAGAAGAACAGATGTATTGGCATTTCAAGGGTATTTGTATATTGATACAGATTCTTATGCAATTTTAGAAGCTACTTTAAAATCTACCAATAAAATCAATGTAAATTTCATTAATGCTATTTCTACCGAATTGGAATATGATAATCCTGATGAAGGAACTTTTCTTCCAAAAAAACTGGTTACAGAAATAGAAATGACTCCTTTTTCTAAGAAGAAATCTGCAAAAAGCATTTTGGCAAAAAGGTCTGTAGATTACTACGAATACAATTTTAATAAACCTTTGGCAGATTCTGTATTCACTAGGAGAAAAGTGGAATATGATGCCGATTTTGTAGATAAAGACGAAGCTTATTGGAGCCAGGCAAGACCAGATTCTTTGTCTAAAGAGGAAAAAGGAGTGTACGAAATGCTGAATAAATTACAGCAGACTCCAAAATTCAACAGAATTGTAAAAGTCTATGAAACATTAGCATCAAGATATTATAATGTGACGAAAGGAATAGATTTGGGACCTATAACATCTATTTATGGTAAAAATGAAGTGGAGGGCGACAGAATTAGATTGGGTGCTAGAACTTATTTCGGACAAAATGATCCTTGGAGAATTGAATTTTATAATGCTTACGGATTTAAGGATAAACAGTTTAAATATGGAGTTGAAGGAAGATACATGTTCAATAGGGTTAATCGTTTTATGATTGGAGCGGGTACCAAAAGAGATATTACTCAGCTTGGAGTTCAGCTTACTACAGAAGATGGTATATTATCCCGTTCATTTGCATCATCAACAGTTTTTGCCAGAGGAGAAAATGCGTCTTTAAGTTCCATTAATCAGACCAGTTTTTTTACGTCTATCGAACCATGGAAAAATTTTCAAGTGAGAATAGATGGAACTCTTCAAAGTATAAAGTCTGCCAATCCTTCTGGGTTCAATTTGATGTATTATCAAGATGGAAATCTCAGAAAAACAACCAATGATTCCAGAGTTACATTAAGTTTAATTGCAAGACCGGGTGCGAGATTTTCCCAAACAGGGGTAGATCGTTATGAACATGGTACTTTAGCACCCACGATTGTCTTAAAATATACGCGCGGAATAGAAGGATTGTTTAATGCGGATTTTAACTATAATAAACTGCAGTTTATGTTTTATAAGCCCATTATTTTGGGCAATTTAGGAAAAACGTTCTTGAACTTTGAAGCTGGAAAAACATTCGATACTGTTCCGTTAGCATTGCAGAATGTTATTCCGGGGAACCAGTCTTACGGAATTGTACACAATACATTCGCACAGTTAAATTACTACGAATTTGTTGCCGATACCTATACTACACTGCATGTTGAGCATCATTTCAATGGGAAAATTCTTTCTTATCTTCCGTTGATTAAAAAGCTGAAATTGAGAGAAGTGGCTTTTATTCGTGCTGCTTACGGATCGTTAAGCGATGCCTCGAAGAATATTAATGTTGAAGGTTTCAGATATTCTGCTCCCGATCAACAGATTTATTATGAATACGGATTCGGAATCGAAAATATAGGTTTTGGAAATATCAGAATTTTGAGAGTAGATTTCAACTGGAGAGGGAATTATCTCGACAGACCCGATGTTTCTAAATTTGGTATTAAAGCAGGTTTTCAATTTAATTTTTAG
- a CDS encoding DUF3127 domain-containing protein, with translation MELQGTIKKISETQTFASGFQKKEMVILTQEQYPQPINIEFLQDKINLLDSLKEGENVKVGINIRGREWVSPQGETKYFNSITGWRVEKVFDNAAEPTQATPSHSAAPVSNENPFANDDDDDLPF, from the coding sequence ATGGAATTACAAGGAACGATAAAGAAAATATCTGAAACTCAAACATTTGCAAGTGGGTTTCAGAAAAAAGAAATGGTTATTCTTACACAAGAACAGTACCCACAACCAATTAACATTGAATTTTTACAGGATAAAATAAATTTGTTGGATTCTTTAAAAGAAGGCGAAAATGTAAAAGTAGGAATTAACATTAGAGGTAGAGAATGGGTATCTCCTCAAGGAGAAACGAAATATTTTAATTCTATTACAGGATGGAGAGTTGAAAAAGTTTTTGATAACGCAGCCGAACCTACGCAAGCAACACCATCTCATTCTGCAGCACCGGTTTCTAATGAAAACCCATTTGCAAATGACGACGATGACGATTTGCCTTTCTAA
- the aat gene encoding leucyl/phenylalanyl-tRNA--protein transferase gives MVKLNKNEISFPDPLQYDGHEGIIAFGGDLSVERIWFAYQHGIFPWFNPDEEILWWCPDPRFVLFPEELKVSKSMQKILDRKTFTITENQNFEEVIYNCGTVGRKGQDGTWLSQDLMNAFIKLYHYGLAKSVEVWLENQLVGGLYGLQVGNVFCGESMFSKVSNASKAGFIHFVQNHINDFSLIDCQSHTEHLESLGAKMISKKDFLNILHQDL, from the coding sequence ATGGTAAAATTAAACAAAAACGAAATTTCATTCCCAGACCCGCTTCAGTATGACGGGCATGAAGGTATTATAGCTTTCGGAGGAGATTTGTCGGTAGAAAGAATTTGGTTTGCTTATCAACATGGTATTTTTCCTTGGTTTAATCCCGATGAAGAAATACTTTGGTGGTGTCCAGATCCAAGATTTGTTTTATTTCCAGAAGAGCTGAAAGTTTCTAAATCTATGCAGAAAATTTTAGACAGAAAAACATTTACAATTACTGAAAATCAAAATTTTGAGGAGGTTATTTATAATTGCGGTACCGTTGGAAGAAAAGGACAGGACGGAACATGGCTTTCACAAGATTTAATGAACGCATTCATTAAGCTTTACCATTACGGTTTGGCTAAAAGTGTAGAAGTATGGCTAGAAAACCAACTTGTGGGCGGACTCTACGGTTTGCAGGTAGGAAATGTTTTTTGTGGAGAAAGCATGTTTTCAAAAGTGAGCAACGCTTCAAAAGCGGGGTTTATTCATTTTGTTCAAAATCATATTAACGATTTCAGCTTAATCGATTGCCAGTCTCACACTGAACATTTAGAAAGTTTAGGGGCAAAAATGATTTCAAAAAAAGATTTTTTAAATATTTTACACCAAGATTTATAA
- a CDS encoding cupin-like domain-containing protein — protein sequence MGVILKPIDIVDDISKEDFFEKYLKPRKPVVIKNMARKWPAYQKWTMEYMKEVVGDVTVPLYDSSKADPAAPINAPTTEMKFADYIDLIQREPTDLRIFFFDPIKKANKLLDDYISPKELMGGFLDKYPSMFFGGKGSVTFLHYDIDLAHIFHTHFNGRKHILLFDYKWKERLYKLPYATYALEDFDISNPDFKKFPALDGIEGIECFLEHGDTLFMPTGWWHWMKYLDGSFSISLRAWDKSWAVKAKSLYNLTIQRNLDNFMKARFKKKYMDWKEKKAVERANYALKRGLPKK from the coding sequence ATGGGGGTTATTTTAAAACCTATTGACATAGTAGATGATATTTCGAAAGAAGATTTTTTTGAAAAGTATCTAAAACCGAGAAAACCGGTAGTCATAAAAAATATGGCAAGAAAATGGCCGGCTTACCAAAAGTGGACCATGGAGTACATGAAAGAAGTTGTAGGAGATGTTACTGTTCCTTTATACGACAGCTCCAAAGCAGATCCTGCGGCTCCTATTAATGCTCCTACTACAGAAATGAAATTTGCAGATTACATAGACCTCATCCAAAGAGAGCCTACCGATTTGAGAATTTTCTTCTTCGATCCTATTAAAAAAGCCAATAAACTTTTAGATGACTATATTTCTCCAAAAGAACTTATGGGAGGATTTTTGGATAAATATCCGTCTATGTTCTTCGGAGGAAAAGGATCAGTAACTTTTCTGCACTACGATATAGATTTAGCACACATATTCCACACTCATTTCAACGGAAGAAAACATATTTTGCTTTTCGACTATAAGTGGAAAGAAAGACTCTACAAATTACCGTACGCTACGTATGCATTGGAAGATTTTGATATTTCTAATCCTGATTTTAAAAAATTCCCTGCCTTAGACGGAATTGAAGGCATAGAATGCTTCTTGGAGCATGGTGATACTCTATTTATGCCTACAGGATGGTGGCATTGGATGAAATATTTAGACGGAAGTTTTTCTATTTCACTCAGAGCTTGGGATAAATCTTGGGCGGTAAAAGCAAAATCTTTGTACAATCTTACTATACAGAGAAATCTTGATAACTTCATGAAGGCAAGATTTAAAAAGAAATACATGGACTGGAAAGAGAAGAAAGCAGTAGAAAGAGCCAATTATGCCTTAAAAAGAGGATTGCCAAAGAAATAA
- a CDS encoding BrxA/BrxB family bacilliredoxin, translating to MYPTDLVMPMKAELTDKGFEDLATPSQVEEALKKSGTTLLVINSVCGCAAGAARPGVVYSLTGDKKPDHLTTVFAGYDTDAVAEARKHLAPFPPSSPCVALFKDGELVHMLERHHIEGNPAGAIAANLQAAYDEYC from the coding sequence ATGTATCCAACAGACTTAGTAATGCCGATGAAGGCTGAACTTACAGATAAAGGTTTTGAAGATTTGGCAACACCTTCACAGGTAGAAGAGGCTTTAAAAAAATCTGGAACAACTCTTTTAGTAATTAACTCTGTATGTGGTTGTGCAGCAGGAGCAGCAAGACCAGGAGTTGTATATTCTTTAACAGGAGATAAAAAACCTGATCATTTAACAACTGTTTTCGCTGGTTATGATACCGATGCTGTAGCAGAAGCCAGAAAACATTTAGCACCATTCCCTCCAAGTTCACCATGTGTAGCACTTTTCAAAGACGGAGAATTGGTTCACATGTTAGAAAGACATCACATTGAAGGAAATCCTGCAGGAGCAATCGCAGCCAATCTTCAGGCAGCGTATGACGAATACTGCTAA
- a CDS encoding GH3 auxin-responsive promoter family protein, translated as MATKALFNTVVNWFIRQRIDQIQNFMKYPVETQKGILFSQLFHAEDTEYGKKYGFNSISSYQDFKNKIPVVCYEDIEPYIEKARQGQKDVSWPGYIKHFAKSSGTTNAKSKYIPISSESLEYCHLKAGKDMVSIYANNHPENQLFTNKNLRLGGSSELYADFNTKFGDLSAILIDNLPFWVEITTTPSKKVSLMGEWESKLKAIVAEVKNEDVGSILGVPSWMMVLLQRVLKETNVKSVSELWPNLEVFFHGGISFKPYKEQYKPIIGKNINYYEIYNASEGFFGIQDRSNSDEMLLMLDYGIFYEFIPMDQFSHSNPKVVSLEDVEIGKNYAMVITTNGGLWRYLIGDTVIFTSLDPFRIKITGRTKHYINAFGEELMITNVESALTKACKETDSSVTDFTGAPIFMKENESGAHEWIFEFSKAPENLEHFTDIFDRHLKSINSDYEAKRYNNITLRKPVVHVAKPNLFYSWLESKGKLGGQNKVPRLSNDREYIDPLLELNQL; from the coding sequence ATGGCAACCAAAGCACTTTTTAACACCGTGGTTAACTGGTTTATTCGTCAGAGGATAGATCAGATTCAGAATTTCATGAAGTATCCTGTGGAAACCCAAAAAGGAATACTTTTTTCTCAGTTATTTCATGCAGAAGATACGGAGTATGGGAAGAAATATGGTTTTAATTCCATTTCCAGCTATCAGGATTTTAAGAATAAAATTCCGGTAGTATGCTACGAAGATATTGAGCCTTATATTGAAAAAGCAAGACAGGGACAAAAAGATGTAAGCTGGCCCGGATATATTAAGCATTTTGCAAAATCTTCTGGAACGACCAATGCAAAAAGCAAATACATCCCCATTTCTTCCGAAAGTCTGGAATACTGTCATCTGAAAGCAGGGAAAGATATGGTTTCCATCTACGCAAACAATCATCCAGAAAATCAGCTTTTTACCAATAAAAATTTACGTTTAGGCGGAAGCTCAGAATTATATGCAGATTTCAATACAAAATTTGGAGATCTCTCTGCAATCTTAATAGACAATCTTCCGTTTTGGGTAGAAATTACCACCACTCCGAGTAAAAAAGTTTCTTTAATGGGAGAATGGGAAAGCAAACTGAAAGCTATTGTTGCGGAAGTAAAAAATGAGGATGTTGGAAGTATTTTAGGTGTTCCCAGTTGGATGATGGTGCTTTTACAAAGAGTTTTAAAGGAAACCAACGTTAAAAGTGTATCTGAACTTTGGCCCAATCTTGAAGTATTTTTTCATGGTGGAATTAGCTTCAAACCCTACAAAGAACAGTACAAACCGATTATCGGGAAAAATATTAATTATTACGAAATTTATAATGCCTCTGAAGGCTTTTTTGGAATTCAGGACCGATCGAACAGTGACGAAATGCTTCTGATGCTTGATTATGGAATTTTCTATGAATTTATTCCGATGGATCAGTTCAGTCATTCCAATCCAAAAGTTGTTTCTCTGGAAGATGTAGAAATAGGGAAAAACTACGCAATGGTGATTACCACCAATGGCGGACTTTGGCGATATTTAATTGGAGATACGGTAATTTTTACGTCTTTAGATCCTTTCAGAATAAAAATTACAGGCAGAACCAAGCATTATATTAATGCTTTTGGGGAGGAACTCATGATTACCAATGTGGAATCTGCACTTACAAAAGCATGTAAAGAAACAGATTCTTCGGTAACCGATTTTACAGGAGCTCCCATTTTTATGAAAGAAAATGAAAGCGGTGCTCACGAATGGATTTTCGAATTCAGCAAAGCACCGGAAAATCTTGAACATTTTACCGATATTTTCGACCGCCATTTAAAATCGATCAATTCCGATTACGAAGCTAAAAGATACAATAATATTACCCTTAGAAAACCGGTTGTACACGTAGCAAAACCCAATTTATTCTATTCCTGGCTAGAATCTAAAGGAAAACTGGGCGGACAAAACAAGGTTCCCAGACTCAGCAACGACAGAGAATATATTGATCCTCTTTTAGAATTGAATCAGCTGTAA
- the menD gene encoding 2-succinyl-5-enolpyruvyl-6-hydroxy-3-cyclohexene-1-carboxylic-acid synthase — protein sequence MKKYSSKRSIQVLANLLQQYNILDVVISPGSRNAPLAIHFSEMDDFNCYSIVDERSAAFVALGMAMSEKKPVAITCTSGSAAANYYPAITEAFYSNIPLLVLTADRPTDYVDLFDGQTIRQNHLFQQHSYGDFQLLEDSKDNAEDINSEIIKKAIELCFEKKGPVHINIPLEEPLYELVSELPTFPVVEKTIKQKEYEVPSSLIAEWNTSQRIMILVGTKDYSPELENLLTQLVKNHSVVVLSEANSNLYHEKFFRHIDRYIFGFTEQDFKTYAPDLLITVGQNVVSKKVKQFLRAAKPKQHWHLDEIWQPDTYFCLTHKIEVKPELFFSKLLNFITLEPRPYYNLWDVLRDKKDKKHQDFLNLIEFSDFYFFSRVSESIPENYNIHFSNSSAIRYAQLFDFGKRKIYCNRGTSGIDGSSSTAMGFAIKNQNPTLLVTGDLSFFYDINGLWNQYIPPFTRIIIFNNGEGNIFKIIPGPGNANSNTVDEFISTKHHKNAEFLAKHFGFSYVRVEDDGTLDRVLANFFKPDTQPKILEVNTQGKTNADTQKAYFNFLKEI from the coding sequence ATGAAAAAATATTCTTCCAAGAGAAGTATTCAGGTGCTTGCCAATCTTCTGCAACAGTATAATATTCTAGACGTTGTTATTTCCCCGGGATCCAGAAATGCTCCTTTGGCAATTCATTTTTCTGAAATGGATGATTTTAACTGTTACAGTATTGTAGATGAAAGAAGTGCAGCTTTTGTAGCTCTTGGGATGGCGATGAGTGAGAAAAAACCCGTAGCAATTACTTGTACAAGCGGTTCTGCGGCAGCAAATTATTATCCAGCAATTACGGAAGCTTTTTATTCTAATATTCCTTTGCTTGTTTTAACGGCAGACAGACCAACAGATTATGTTGATTTGTTTGATGGGCAGACTATTCGCCAAAATCATCTTTTTCAGCAGCATTCTTATGGGGATTTTCAGCTTTTGGAAGATTCTAAAGACAATGCGGAAGATATTAATTCAGAAATTATAAAAAAAGCGATAGAACTGTGCTTCGAAAAGAAAGGTCCGGTTCATATTAATATTCCTTTAGAAGAACCTTTGTATGAATTGGTTTCGGAACTTCCTACTTTTCCGGTGGTAGAAAAAACGATTAAACAGAAAGAATACGAAGTTCCTTCCAGCCTTATTGCAGAATGGAATACCTCGCAGCGCATCATGATTTTAGTGGGAACAAAAGATTACAGTCCGGAACTGGAAAATTTGTTAACTCAATTAGTAAAAAACCATTCGGTGGTGGTTTTGTCGGAAGCCAATTCTAATCTTTATCATGAGAAATTCTTTAGACATATCGACCGTTATATCTTTGGCTTTACAGAACAGGATTTTAAGACTTATGCTCCGGATTTGTTGATTACAGTAGGACAAAATGTGGTTTCGAAAAAAGTTAAACAGTTTTTGAGAGCTGCAAAACCAAAACAGCATTGGCATTTGGACGAAATTTGGCAACCGGATACCTATTTCTGTTTAACCCATAAAATTGAAGTGAAACCCGAACTTTTCTTTTCGAAACTGTTGAATTTTATTACGCTCGAACCTCGTCCTTATTACAATCTCTGGGATGTTTTAAGAGATAAAAAAGATAAAAAACATCAGGATTTTCTTAATTTAATAGAGTTTTCAGATTTTTACTTTTTCTCGAGAGTTTCGGAGAGTATTCCTGAAAATTATAATATTCATTTCAGTAACAGTTCAGCGATTCGTTATGCTCAGCTGTTCGATTTCGGAAAAAGGAAAATTTATTGCAACAGAGGTACAAGTGGGATAGATGGTTCTTCTTCTACCGCAATGGGTTTTGCTATTAAAAACCAGAATCCTACCTTATTGGTTACCGGAGATTTGAGTTTCTTTTATGATATTAACGGGCTTTGGAACCAATATATTCCGCCATTTACAAGAATTATCATATTTAATAACGGGGAAGGAAATATTTTTAAAATTATTCCTGGACCGGGAAATGCCAATTCTAATACGGTTGACGAATTTATATCGACAAAACATCATAAAAATGCCGAGTTTTTAGCGAAACATTTTGGGTTTTCTTATGTGAGAGTGGAGGATGACGGTACACTAGATCGTGTTTTGGCTAACTTTTTTAAACCCGATACCCAGCCTAAAATATTAGAGGTAAATACACAGGGAAAAACCAATGCAGATACGCAGAAAGCTTATTTTAATTTCCTGAAAGAAATTTAG
- a CDS encoding isopenicillin N synthase family dioxygenase has product MDKIPSVDLRDFLSDNPERKQKFVNEIGKAYEEIGFVALKGHFLDEKLVDNLYGEVKNFFELPTETKQKYEIPGIGGQRGYVGFGKETAKGFKKGDLKEFWHFGQYVSDDSKYKSEYPDNVIVDELPKFNEVGKETYQMLEKTGKYVLRALALYLGLDEFYFDDKIAEGNSILRPIHYPPITQEPDDAVRAAAHGDINLITLLMGSQGKGLQVQNHKGEWIDAIAEPDELMINVGDMLSRHTNNKLKSTIHRVVNPPRELWGTSRYSIPFFMHPVSEMSLNALENCVDENNPKLYEDTTAGEFLHERLIELGLIKK; this is encoded by the coding sequence ATGGATAAAATACCTAGTGTAGACCTGCGTGATTTCCTTTCGGACAACCCGGAACGCAAACAGAAATTTGTAAATGAAATCGGAAAAGCTTACGAAGAAATTGGTTTTGTTGCCTTAAAAGGACATTTCCTAGACGAAAAACTCGTAGACAACCTTTATGGAGAAGTTAAAAACTTCTTCGAACTCCCAACAGAAACAAAACAAAAGTACGAGATCCCCGGAATTGGAGGACAAAGAGGCTATGTTGGTTTCGGAAAAGAAACGGCAAAGGGCTTTAAAAAAGGAGATTTGAAAGAATTTTGGCATTTCGGACAGTATGTTTCGGATGATTCCAAATACAAAAGCGAATATCCAGACAATGTTATAGTTGATGAGCTTCCAAAATTCAACGAAGTAGGTAAAGAAACTTACCAAATGCTTGAAAAAACAGGAAAATATGTTTTGAGAGCTTTAGCTTTATATCTTGGTCTTGATGAGTTTTATTTTGATGATAAGATTGCGGAAGGAAATTCTATTCTAAGACCTATTCATTACCCGCCAATTACCCAAGAACCAGATGATGCAGTAAGAGCTGCAGCTCATGGAGATATTAACCTTATCACTCTTTTAATGGGTTCTCAAGGAAAAGGACTTCAGGTTCAAAACCATAAAGGCGAATGGATTGATGCAATTGCAGAACCAGACGAATTAATGATTAATGTTGGGGATATGTTATCTAGACACACCAACAACAAGCTGAAATCTACCATCCACAGAGTGGTAAATCCGCCACGAGAATTGTGGGGAACTTCTAGATACTCTATTCCTTTCTTTATGCATCCTGTAAGTGAAATGTCTCTAAATGCTTTAGAAAACTGCGTAGATGAAAACAATCCTAAATTGTATGAAGATACCACCGCAGGAGAATTTTTACATGAAAGATTAATCGAATTGGGATTAATAAAAAAATAA